A genomic segment from Syntrophotalea acetylenivorans encodes:
- a CDS encoding PTS sugar transporter subunit IIA: MKIVDLLSPAAIVPNLQATNKKAALEELADAIVGVEKDLDRQEVIGVLQERERLGSTGIGEGVAIPHGKLKDIDKLLISFGRSDSGVEFDSMDGKPARLFFLLLAPEESVGVHLKTLARISKLLKNSAVRRRLLDAPNGEEIYRVIGEEEEKL; this comes from the coding sequence ATGAAGATAGTCGACTTATTAAGTCCTGCTGCTATCGTGCCGAACTTGCAGGCCACGAATAAAAAAGCTGCTTTAGAAGAATTGGCTGATGCGATTGTTGGTGTAGAGAAAGATTTGGACCGGCAGGAAGTCATCGGTGTTTTGCAAGAGAGAGAGCGATTGGGCAGCACTGGCATCGGCGAAGGCGTTGCTATTCCACATGGTAAGTTGAAGGATATCGACAAGCTGTTGATCTCTTTCGGACGTAGTGACTCCGGTGTCGAGTTCGATTCAATGGACGGCAAACCTGCTCGACTTTTCTTTCTGTTGCTGGCCCCGGAAGAGTCCGTTGGCGTGCACCTGAAGACTCTTGCAAGAATTTCAAAGTTACTCAAAAACTCAGCGGTTCGGCGCCGCTTGCTGGATGCACCGAATGGTGAAGAAATTTATCGCGTTATCGGAGAAGAAGAAGAAAAACTCTGA
- a CDS encoding PTS sugar transporter subunit IIA, which produces MIGIVIATHSNMAQGLVSAAEMILGSLPGVKAISIGQNDGPEDIRQHFTAALDELDLAGDGVLILTDMFGGTPSNIGLSFMSNARVEVLSGVSLPMLLKACNARNELSLEALAVEVKEYALKSILLASQLLKEQGSSR; this is translated from the coding sequence ATGATAGGGATTGTCATAGCTACACATTCCAATATGGCCCAGGGTCTAGTTAGTGCTGCTGAAATGATTTTAGGCTCTCTGCCCGGGGTTAAGGCTATATCTATCGGGCAGAATGATGGGCCGGAAGATATCCGTCAGCATTTTACAGCCGCCCTCGATGAACTCGATCTCGCAGGGGATGGCGTATTGATTTTGACTGATATGTTTGGCGGTACACCCTCCAATATCGGTCTGTCTTTTATGAGCAATGCTCGGGTGGAAGTGCTGTCCGGGGTTAGCCTGCCGATGTTGCTTAAAGCGTGCAACGCTCGTAATGAGTTGTCACTCGAAGCTTTAGCGGTTGAGGTTAAAGAATATGCTTTGAAGAGCATTCTTCTAGCAAGTCAGCTACTGAAAGAACAGGGATCGTCGCGTTAA
- the ptsP gene encoding phosphoenolpyruvate--protein phosphotransferase, with protein MEKNNRTIVEDITLFGIGASPGIAIGASYVLDRKRIKPVERKISASEVSEEIKAFRDAVRVSKKQLEDVKQGVADRRLAEHLHIIDTHLLILEDQLLVDDSIALIESDLINAEWALKRTLDKFRIVFDAIEDEYLRDRRSDIDSVGERLLRNLIGADQQSLAELERKSIVVAHDLSPADTMQMDKKRVIGFITDVGGRTAHTAILARSLGIPAVVGLESATALVREGMPVIIDGTSGIVILNPSQATFKEYLEKKQLYEYLEQELLSYRELAAETLDGHSITLRGNVELAEEVDLALREGAKGVGLYRTEFLFMNRERIPDEEEQYLAYREVVERMAPHPVTIRTLDVGGDKLVTDIDLSDEANPALGLRAIRFSLQEGKLFNTQLRAILRASAHGQVRILFPMITGLAEIRSCKNLLEEVKAELAAEGYAFDADIQIGIMIETPSAVLIAELLAQEVDFLSVGTNDLIQYCLAIDRGNEHVAYLYEPLHPAVLRALQMVCRAGQSAGIEVGICGEMAAEPLYALVLLGLGFDELSMNAPYLPRVKRIIRQARRSEALELVTELLQFGTAPEVASCLQKEMQQRFPGIFPVQQIRKAVTDS; from the coding sequence TTGGAGAAGAATAACCGGACAATCGTAGAAGATATCACTCTTTTTGGTATTGGCGCTTCCCCTGGTATTGCCATCGGGGCCAGCTATGTACTGGATCGCAAGCGGATCAAGCCGGTCGAGCGAAAGATTTCTGCCAGCGAGGTTAGTGAGGAAATCAAAGCGTTTCGGGATGCAGTAAGGGTCTCGAAAAAGCAACTGGAAGACGTCAAGCAAGGAGTCGCTGATCGTCGTCTGGCCGAGCATCTACATATTATCGATACGCATTTGTTGATCCTGGAAGATCAATTGCTCGTCGATGATTCCATTGCCCTGATCGAAAGTGATTTAATCAACGCAGAATGGGCTCTAAAGCGCACCCTGGATAAATTTCGCATAGTCTTCGATGCTATTGAGGATGAATATCTACGGGACCGCCGCTCCGATATCGATTCTGTTGGTGAGCGCTTACTACGGAACCTGATAGGTGCCGATCAACAGTCTCTTGCCGAGTTAGAGCGAAAATCAATTGTTGTGGCACACGATCTTTCACCGGCCGATACCATGCAAATGGATAAGAAGCGGGTGATCGGTTTTATTACCGATGTCGGTGGTCGCACCGCCCATACAGCGATTCTTGCCCGTTCTCTCGGTATCCCCGCTGTGGTCGGTCTGGAGTCGGCCACGGCCTTAGTACGCGAAGGTATGCCGGTCATTATTGACGGCACTTCCGGAATCGTTATCTTGAATCCCTCCCAGGCAACCTTTAAGGAGTACCTGGAGAAGAAGCAGCTATACGAATATCTTGAACAGGAGCTGCTTAGTTACCGCGAGTTGGCCGCCGAGACTCTTGACGGTCATAGCATCACTCTGCGCGGCAATGTTGAGTTGGCCGAAGAAGTTGACTTGGCTCTGCGTGAAGGCGCTAAAGGGGTAGGGCTGTATCGTACCGAATTTCTCTTTATGAACCGAGAGCGGATTCCGGACGAGGAAGAACAATATCTGGCTTATCGTGAGGTCGTTGAGCGCATGGCCCCTCATCCGGTTACTATCCGGACCCTTGATGTTGGTGGCGATAAACTGGTGACTGACATCGACCTTTCCGATGAGGCCAACCCGGCGCTGGGGTTGCGGGCGATACGCTTTTCTCTGCAAGAGGGAAAACTTTTCAATACCCAGTTGCGGGCTATTTTAAGAGCCTCCGCCCATGGCCAGGTTCGAATTCTGTTCCCTATGATTACAGGGCTGGCGGAAATCAGGAGTTGTAAAAACCTTCTTGAAGAGGTCAAGGCAGAATTAGCCGCGGAAGGGTATGCTTTTGACGCGGATATTCAAATTGGCATCATGATCGAGACGCCTTCTGCCGTTCTGATTGCGGAACTTCTGGCCCAGGAAGTGGACTTCTTATCGGTCGGCACCAACGATCTGATTCAGTATTGTCTTGCCATCGACCGTGGCAATGAACATGTGGCCTATCTGTACGAGCCTCTTCACCCTGCCGTTTTGCGCGCGCTTCAGATGGTCTGCCGTGCCGGACAGAGTGCTGGAATTGAAGTGGGTATTTGTGGTGAAATGGCTGCCGAGCCTCTTTATGCCTTGGTGCTATTGGGACTCGGTTTTGACGAACTGTCGATGAATGCTCCTTATCTTCCCCGGGTCAAGCGTATCATACGCCAAGCCCGCCGGTCCGAGGCGTTGGAGTTGGTGACCGAACTCCTGCAGTTCGGTACCGCACCGGAAGTTGCCTCCTGCCTTCAAAAAGAAATGCAGCAGCGCTTCCCGGGGATTTTTCCCGTTCAGCAAATCCGCAAGGCGGTAACCGATTCTTGA
- the hpf gene encoding ribosome hibernation-promoting factor, HPF/YfiA family — protein MQIAVTFRHMETSDAVRNYLEEKLSRVKKYIDEPIDAQAVLSVAKKIRHSAEVTLVAKGITIKGSEHTNDMYAAIDGTVDKIERQLKRYKEKLKEHKPASGRERRVAKTVYAAESIDEGLGQPSIIRSNSFSVKPMAVEEAVMQMDLLHKEFLVFTDSTTEEISVVYRRSDGNYGLIVPEAQ, from the coding sequence ATGCAAATTGCCGTAACGTTCAGACACATGGAAACCAGCGATGCCGTGCGTAACTATCTTGAGGAAAAACTTTCTCGCGTCAAAAAATATATTGACGAACCGATCGATGCGCAGGCTGTTCTTTCTGTTGCAAAGAAAATTCGCCATAGCGCGGAAGTAACTCTGGTAGCCAAAGGGATTACCATTAAAGGTTCTGAACACACCAATGACATGTACGCGGCCATTGATGGAACCGTCGATAAAATTGAGCGTCAACTCAAGCGCTATAAGGAAAAACTCAAAGAACACAAACCGGCCAGCGGCCGTGAACGGCGTGTAGCCAAAACTGTTTATGCTGCGGAAAGCATTGACGAAGGCCTTGGCCAGCCCAGTATCATTCGGAGCAACAGCTTTTCTGTTAAGCCGATGGCTGTTGAAGAAGCAGTAATGCAGATGGATCTTTTGCACAAAGAGTTTCTGGTTTTTACTGATTCCACCACTGAGGAAATCAGTGTTGTTTACCGGCGTTCGGACGGTAACTACGGCCTTATCGTGCCGGAAGCTCAATAG
- a CDS encoding PTS sugar transporter subunit IIB, with product MGIVLVRIDNRLIHGQILEAWVPALQADCIVVANNQLAEIAFQKVLMESAVPRGIKVAIGSIEEMAQLLRSEELSACRVLLLFGNAQDALQAHRLGVSFDELNLGNLHGGKDKKRLSCTVALNDDDIEQLQALEDDGVKVVMQCVPSDRQRLWRRLIR from the coding sequence ATGGGGATAGTCTTAGTTCGAATCGATAATCGTTTAATCCATGGCCAGATTCTCGAAGCTTGGGTTCCTGCCCTTCAAGCCGATTGCATCGTGGTTGCAAATAATCAACTAGCTGAGATCGCCTTTCAAAAGGTTTTGATGGAATCGGCGGTTCCCAGGGGAATAAAAGTGGCCATTGGCTCTATCGAAGAGATGGCCCAGCTTCTACGCTCTGAAGAATTGAGTGCGTGCAGGGTTTTGTTGTTGTTTGGCAACGCCCAGGATGCCTTGCAGGCACATCGCCTTGGAGTATCTTTCGATGAGTTGAATTTAGGGAATTTGCACGGTGGCAAGGATAAAAAGCGATTGAGTTGTACCGTGGCGTTAAACGATGATGACATTGAGCAGTTGCAGGCTCTTGAGGATGACGGGGTAAAAGTTGTTATGCAATGTGTTCCTTCTGACCGACAACGCCTATGGCGCCGCTTGATTCGATGA
- the rapZ gene encoding RNase adapter RapZ: MKRGRLVIITGLSGSGKSTAARALEDQGFFVVDNLPLVLLPEFMELPQQSAGPSPPVAVVIDIRNQDYLSRYREILQQIKDAGHQVDVLFLDAADDVLVRRYSETRRRHPLNQNEGVLESVHQERRLLAEVMGRATITIDSSLLTPHQLRAKVLQIGFGGEKSYPLSVLLQSFGFRHGLPAGSDLVMDVRFLPNPHFVAELRPHTGLDAAVSDYVMDQPATQEFLSSFLGLLKFLLPHYHHEGKSYLTISIGCTGGHHRSVALVEKLHQELDAPFMTMEVLHRDIAKE, encoded by the coding sequence ATGAAACGTGGTCGCCTTGTTATCATCACCGGCCTGTCGGGCTCAGGCAAGAGTACTGCAGCCAGAGCCTTGGAAGATCAGGGGTTTTTTGTTGTCGACAACCTTCCGCTGGTATTGCTTCCAGAGTTTATGGAACTGCCCCAGCAATCTGCCGGGCCTTCTCCTCCTGTAGCCGTTGTTATCGATATCAGGAATCAGGATTACCTGTCCCGATATCGTGAGATTTTGCAGCAAATTAAGGACGCAGGGCATCAGGTTGACGTTCTCTTTCTTGATGCTGCAGATGATGTCCTGGTCAGGAGATACTCCGAAACACGCCGCCGTCATCCGCTGAATCAGAATGAGGGGGTGCTGGAAAGCGTTCATCAGGAGCGACGCTTATTGGCGGAGGTCATGGGAAGGGCAACTATTACCATCGATTCTTCTCTTCTTACCCCCCATCAATTGCGCGCCAAAGTGCTTCAGATTGGATTCGGCGGAGAGAAAAGTTATCCCTTGTCGGTATTGCTCCAATCCTTCGGTTTTCGTCACGGCCTGCCTGCCGGTTCCGATCTGGTAATGGATGTTCGCTTTTTACCTAATCCTCATTTCGTGGCTGAATTACGTCCCCATACGGGGTTGGATGCAGCCGTCAGCGATTATGTCATGGATCAACCGGCAACCCAGGAATTTCTTTCCTCCTTTTTGGGGTTGCTTAAATTTCTCTTGCCCCACTATCATCATGAAGGGAAGAGCTACCTGACTATATCGATTGGCTGCACAGGCGGTCATCATCGAAGTGTGGCGCTCGTGGAAAAACTACACCAGGAGCTAGACGCACCATTTATGACAATGGAAGTCCTTCACAGGGACATTGCTAAAGAGTGA
- a CDS encoding PTS sugar transporter subunit IIC, translated as MYLSALGITVAVAVLAGLDRTAAGQFMVCRPIVAAPLTGWLLGDVAIGLQVGAMLELLWLGRLPVGAAIPPDDSQVAVGCTFLAVVSQAQTGLPPQAVAAASLLIGMPFGKAGQLFDRLARLANARLLNKAELALDRGRFECLERYHLQGLWHFAAASLATLTIVVGGGLLCLPIFLSYLDGPLIQAAPWIYLLFPLIGIGSMLSGLKVPRASLLFGVSFVFGLFFLALR; from the coding sequence ATGTACCTTTCCGCTTTAGGGATAACAGTTGCGGTGGCCGTATTGGCCGGGCTCGATAGAACCGCTGCCGGTCAATTTATGGTATGCCGGCCGATTGTAGCCGCTCCCTTGACCGGATGGCTATTGGGCGATGTTGCGATCGGATTGCAGGTCGGGGCTATGCTTGAACTTTTGTGGCTTGGCCGGTTGCCCGTGGGAGCTGCCATCCCGCCCGATGATAGTCAGGTTGCAGTCGGCTGTACCTTCCTGGCTGTAGTCAGCCAGGCTCAAACCGGTTTGCCGCCTCAGGCTGTGGCGGCAGCCAGCCTATTGATCGGAATGCCCTTTGGTAAGGCTGGGCAGTTATTCGATCGCCTGGCGAGGTTGGCGAACGCTCGTTTGTTAAATAAAGCCGAATTAGCCCTCGATAGGGGGCGATTTGAATGTTTGGAGAGATATCATCTGCAGGGGTTGTGGCATTTCGCTGCTGCATCTCTGGCAACTTTGACGATTGTTGTCGGGGGAGGACTTCTTTGCCTGCCCATATTTTTAAGTTATCTTGATGGACCGTTAATTCAGGCGGCTCCCTGGATCTACTTGCTGTTTCCATTAATCGGGATCGGTTCAATGCTTAGCGGTCTAAAGGTCCCACGTGCCTCTTTGCTATTTGGCGTTTCTTTTGTGTTCGGATTGTTTTTTCTGGCCTTACGATAA
- a CDS encoding PTS system mannose/fructose/sorbose family transporter subunit IID: MKLPRSVLLKVLSRSFLLQTSWNYEQMQSLGLVYTLTPAFRQYYSGVTLLSAYRRHLEYFNTHPYLATTVIGAVLKLEEQVQQGIDPGFTLGEFKSAMVAPCAAMGDAFFWGAVRPAAAVAALLWAFHGSLWGPVLFIVLFNLPHFWFRIQGLVKGYGGGVRVVSTLQRWHLSDWAIHLKQVLVVLLGLLAAAIGAAATKHLSVGIFWGLCVAPIALGLCTLMRRRVSSLLIIIASSLFLLGWFQLH, encoded by the coding sequence ATGAAGTTGCCACGCTCTGTATTGTTGAAGGTACTTTCCAGGTCTTTTTTGCTTCAGACCAGCTGGAATTATGAGCAGATGCAGAGCCTCGGCCTGGTTTACACTCTGACACCCGCTTTTCGTCAGTATTACTCCGGGGTGACGTTGCTCTCAGCTTATCGTCGACATCTGGAGTATTTCAACACCCATCCCTATCTTGCGACGACGGTGATCGGTGCCGTGCTAAAGCTTGAAGAACAAGTACAGCAAGGGATCGACCCGGGTTTCACCCTTGGTGAGTTCAAGTCTGCGATGGTAGCTCCTTGCGCTGCCATGGGGGATGCGTTTTTCTGGGGAGCTGTGCGGCCCGCAGCTGCAGTGGCTGCTTTGCTCTGGGCTTTTCATGGTTCTTTGTGGGGACCGGTCCTCTTTATTGTTTTATTTAATCTGCCCCATTTCTGGTTTCGTATACAGGGTTTGGTTAAAGGATACGGTGGTGGCGTGAGGGTGGTTTCCACCCTACAGCGTTGGCATCTCTCCGATTGGGCCATCCATCTCAAGCAGGTCTTGGTTGTGCTGCTCGGTTTGCTGGCTGCCGCTATTGGTGCAGCAGCCACGAAACACCTGTCTGTAGGGATTTTTTGGGGGTTATGTGTTGCTCCTATTGCATTGGGGTTATGTACCTTGATGAGGCGTCGTGTTTCGTCATTATTAATTATAATAGCCTCGTCGCTGTTTTTGCTGGGTTGGTTTCAGCTGCATTGA
- a CDS encoding ArsR/SmtB family transcription factor encodes MLQLLKALADPTRLRILGILAHGEFTVQELTAILAMGQSRISRHLRILTEAGIASVKRQGTWGYYRLDKGGRLFDDLWRNLEQHLDSLAEWPKDRDNLMSALEERRCRSQRFFDQHATQWDQLARELLPVADYRNQLLQQVPRCHTLLELGGGTGSMLPALANKADRILAVDHSAAMLAEARKYAERQALKNIDFRLGEMSHLPLGDAEVNWAVLDMVLHHAPRPALVLHELSRVLNSHGGVTIADLQRHEQEWVRTRLADQWLGFDIAEMENWFIEAGFEKPEFHYVSAIGQKHDVLLCTARKRVVE; translated from the coding sequence ATGTTGCAACTTCTCAAAGCGCTGGCGGACCCGACCCGCCTGCGAATACTAGGTATTCTGGCTCACGGTGAATTTACGGTCCAGGAATTGACCGCTATCCTTGCTATGGGGCAGTCTCGAATTTCCCGTCATTTGCGTATCCTCACCGAGGCTGGAATCGCCTCCGTCAAGCGACAAGGAACCTGGGGCTACTATAGGCTGGATAAGGGTGGTAGGCTTTTTGACGACCTGTGGCGCAACCTGGAACAGCATCTCGATAGTCTGGCCGAGTGGCCAAAGGACCGGGATAATCTTATGTCAGCTCTTGAGGAACGTCGTTGTCGCAGTCAGAGGTTCTTTGATCAACATGCGACCCAGTGGGATCAACTGGCTCGTGAACTGCTGCCAGTGGCTGATTATCGAAACCAGCTCCTTCAACAGGTGCCGCGTTGCCATACTTTGTTAGAGCTGGGCGGCGGTACTGGATCGATGTTGCCCGCATTGGCGAATAAGGCGGATCGAATTCTGGCCGTCGATCATTCCGCTGCGATGTTGGCGGAAGCAAGAAAATATGCCGAGCGGCAGGCTTTAAAAAATATCGATTTTCGTTTAGGGGAAATGAGCCATTTGCCTTTAGGTGATGCCGAGGTGAACTGGGCCGTTCTCGACATGGTGTTGCATCATGCCCCGCGACCGGCCCTGGTGTTACATGAACTTTCCCGTGTGCTCAACTCTCATGGTGGCGTGACGATTGCTGACTTGCAGCGCCATGAGCAGGAATGGGTGCGAACCAGGCTGGCCGACCAATGGCTGGGTTTTGATATTGCCGAGATGGAAAACTGGTTTATTGAGGCTGGATTTGAAAAACCGGAATTTCATTATGTTTCTGCCATCGGACAAAAACATGATGTGCTTTTGTGTACTGCTCGAAAAAGGGTAGTTGAATAG
- the metK gene encoding methionine adenosyltransferase produces MAMTDFLFTSESVSEGHPDKVADQISDSVLDAIIAQDPECRVACETMVTTGMAMVAGEITTTAKVDYPGVVRQAIKDIGYNDSAMGFDWETCAVLTSIDCQSPDISQGVTEGQGMFKEQGAGDQGLMFGYACDETAELMPMPITYAHRLTSRMAEVRKSGLLTFLRPDSKSQVSIQYINDKPIRVDAVVVSSQHTPDVTYETLREALIEEVVKHAIPAEMMDENTKYFINPTGRFVVGGPQGDCGLTGRKIIVDTYGGQGSHGGGAFSGKDPSKVDRSASYMARYVAKNVVAAGLAKKCEVQLAYAIGVAEPVSVMINTFGTGVIPSNDIARVVQEEFDMRPAAIITTLDLLRPIYKKTAAYGHFGRELPEFTWERTDRIESLRQKAGI; encoded by the coding sequence ATGGCTATGACCGATTTTCTGTTTACCTCTGAATCTGTAAGTGAAGGACATCCGGACAAGGTTGCCGACCAGATTTCCGATAGCGTGCTCGATGCTATCATTGCTCAGGACCCCGAGTGCCGTGTTGCCTGCGAAACCATGGTGACTACCGGTATGGCTATGGTAGCCGGGGAAATCACCACCACCGCCAAAGTCGATTATCCGGGTGTGGTGCGGCAGGCGATTAAGGATATCGGGTATAACGACTCGGCTATGGGTTTTGACTGGGAAACCTGCGCCGTACTGACCTCCATCGACTGTCAGTCACCAGATATTTCCCAGGGGGTAACTGAGGGCCAGGGCATGTTTAAGGAGCAGGGCGCCGGCGACCAAGGCTTGATGTTCGGCTATGCTTGCGATGAAACTGCCGAACTGATGCCTATGCCTATCACCTATGCACATCGATTGACCAGCCGCATGGCTGAAGTTCGTAAAAGCGGTCTTCTGACCTTCCTGCGCCCCGACAGCAAGTCTCAGGTTTCCATTCAGTATATTAACGACAAGCCGATTCGTGTTGATGCAGTGGTTGTTTCCTCTCAACACACCCCTGACGTTACCTACGAGACTCTGCGTGAAGCTCTGATCGAAGAAGTGGTCAAGCATGCGATCCCCGCGGAAATGATGGACGAAAATACCAAGTATTTCATCAATCCGACAGGCCGTTTTGTCGTCGGTGGGCCGCAGGGAGATTGCGGTCTCACAGGGCGTAAAATTATTGTCGACACCTATGGTGGCCAAGGTTCTCACGGTGGCGGGGCCTTCTCCGGGAAAGATCCTTCCAAGGTCGATCGCAGCGCTTCCTACATGGCCCGCTATGTCGCTAAGAATGTCGTGGCTGCCGGTCTGGCTAAAAAGTGCGAAGTTCAGCTGGCCTATGCCATCGGTGTGGCCGAACCGGTTTCGGTGATGATCAATACCTTTGGTACCGGAGTGATTCCCTCCAATGATATCGCCCGTGTGGTGCAAGAGGAGTTCGATATGCGCCCCGCTGCGATTATCACCACCCTGGATCTGTTGCGGCCCATTTATAAAAAGACCGCTGCTTATGGACATTTTGGTCGTGAGTTGCCCGAGTTTACCTGGGAGAGGACGGACCGCATTGAGTCTCTGCGGCAGAAAGCAGGCATCTGA
- a CDS encoding glycosyltransferase: MMLSVVVPILNEIDQLSQLFDMLSLQAGVSFELILVDGGSTDGSFERAKELAAGASFPCRVASTQKGRGRQLNEGTRLSSGESLLFLHADSQFVDNMALAKALNCFQAALKSAGHNRIAGHFSLRFQRETSKGHFGFYYLESKARLDRPGCIHGDQGYLMQRRFFDQIGPFDESLGFLEDNRLADSVRNAGSWVLLPVELLTSSRRFVQEGFRQRQMLNALIMNLEALGLNDWLRGLPDIYRLQGHTQELHLIPFFHDINERLSLLSRKEQRQFWLQTGHYSVANAWQLAFLVDVKGAFHKNLRPGEGRRTLLSTFDRILHPLIDHFLGYRFAGMVIRFWFRGILKKLSV; this comes from the coding sequence ATGATGCTCTCTGTTGTTGTACCGATTCTTAATGAGATTGACCAGTTATCTCAACTGTTCGATATGCTCTCTCTTCAGGCGGGAGTCTCTTTTGAGTTGATTCTGGTTGACGGCGGATCAACGGACGGAAGTTTTGAAAGAGCTAAAGAACTCGCTGCCGGGGCATCTTTTCCCTGTCGGGTGGCTTCCACTCAGAAGGGGCGTGGTCGGCAACTTAATGAAGGAACCCGGCTCAGCTCCGGAGAATCGCTATTGTTCCTTCATGCGGACAGCCAATTTGTAGATAATATGGCACTGGCAAAAGCCCTGAACTGTTTTCAGGCGGCTCTTAAGAGTGCCGGTCATAACCGCATTGCCGGGCATTTCTCTTTAAGATTTCAAAGGGAGACCTCCAAAGGGCATTTTGGTTTTTATTATCTGGAGAGTAAGGCCCGTCTTGACCGCCCTGGTTGTATCCATGGCGACCAGGGTTATTTAATGCAACGGCGCTTTTTCGATCAAATTGGCCCCTTTGACGAGTCCCTGGGGTTTTTGGAAGATAATCGCCTGGCAGACTCGGTGCGGAACGCTGGTTCTTGGGTATTGTTGCCGGTAGAACTGCTGACTTCCAGCCGTCGCTTTGTGCAGGAAGGGTTCCGCCAGCGACAAATGCTGAATGCCCTGATCATGAATCTTGAAGCACTGGGCCTGAACGATTGGCTGAGGGGCTTGCCTGACATCTATCGGTTGCAGGGCCATACTCAAGAATTGCATTTAATACCTTTTTTCCACGATATCAACGAACGCCTGTCTCTGCTTTCACGGAAAGAACAACGACAATTCTGGTTACAAACCGGGCATTATTCTGTGGCCAATGCTTGGCAGCTGGCTTTTTTGGTGGATGTAAAAGGTGCTTTTCACAAAAATCTGCGTCCAGGTGAAGGTCGAAGAACGTTGCTCAGCACTTTTGATCGCATCTTGCATCCCTTGATCGACCATTTTTTAGGGTATCGATTTGCCGGGATGGTGATCCGTTTTTGGTTTCGTGGAATACTTAAGAAACTCTCGGTTTGA
- a CDS encoding HPr family phosphocarrier protein has translation MVEKGFIIVNRLGLHARAAAQLVKTANQFCSEVVVVKEDEEVNGKSIMGILMLAAAQGSEITVQVTGDDAELAIEAIGKLIEDGFGEE, from the coding sequence ATGGTAGAGAAGGGCTTCATCATAGTTAATCGTTTGGGTCTGCATGCCAGGGCCGCAGCTCAACTAGTCAAAACTGCTAACCAATTCTGCTCCGAGGTAGTCGTTGTCAAGGAAGATGAAGAGGTTAACGGCAAGAGTATTATGGGGATTCTGATGCTTGCAGCGGCCCAGGGGTCGGAAATTACGGTGCAGGTCACTGGAGACGACGCCGAGCTGGCCATTGAGGCTATTGGCAAACTGATCGAGGACGGCTTTGGAGAAGAATAA